In Candidatus Nanosynbacter lyticus, one genomic interval encodes:
- a CDS encoding S41 family peptidase, which produces MVTGENKQRLGWFLTLMIVATISFVAGTRFDQFSASVAPLFGVRMSREKIDLSSVQETYRQLLANYDGKLDTENLIHGASRGLVAAAGDQHTAYMDPDETKEFKKSLSGDIGGGIGAEIGSRNGRPTIVRPLEGSPAQKSGIKAGEVIIKVNDENVSDWDVDRVVSKIRGEVGTSVKLTLLNNGHTREVSVVRQNITSPAVESKIDGEIGILKVSRFGDDTASLARKYASEFVEKGVKKVVLDLRNNPGGTVSAAQGLLGLWLDKQVAMTERRGSEIVKTINTTGSPILGNMKTVVLINGGSASASEIVAGALRDYDKAKLVGQKSYGKGSVQIVIGLPGGSQMKVTEARWYTPKGSNIDKTGIEPDVKVDLSADDINNNRDPQMDKAKSL; this is translated from the coding sequence ATGGTTACGGGAGAAAATAAACAGCGCCTGGGTTGGTTTTTAACGCTAATGATTGTAGCGACTATCAGTTTTGTTGCTGGGACGCGCTTTGATCAATTTTCTGCTTCAGTAGCGCCATTGTTTGGCGTTAGAATGTCGAGAGAAAAGATTGACTTATCAAGTGTTCAGGAGACGTATCGGCAGCTACTCGCAAATTATGACGGTAAACTAGACACCGAGAATCTTATCCATGGCGCCAGTCGAGGACTAGTGGCGGCAGCTGGAGACCAACATACTGCATACATGGATCCAGATGAGACGAAGGAGTTTAAGAAATCTTTGAGTGGCGATATTGGTGGCGGAATTGGCGCGGAAATTGGTTCAAGGAACGGTAGGCCGACTATCGTAAGACCTCTTGAGGGCAGCCCAGCTCAAAAGTCTGGCATTAAGGCGGGTGAAGTTATTATCAAAGTTAATGATGAAAACGTTTCTGACTGGGATGTTGATAGGGTTGTTAGTAAAATTCGTGGTGAAGTCGGTACCTCTGTAAAGCTAACTTTGTTAAACAATGGTCATACTCGTGAAGTGTCAGTTGTACGCCAAAACATAACTTCGCCTGCCGTCGAATCAAAAATTGACGGGGAAATTGGCATATTGAAGGTGAGTCGGTTTGGCGATGATACGGCAAGCTTGGCTCGAAAATATGCTTCTGAATTTGTTGAAAAAGGTGTTAAGAAGGTTGTTCTAGACCTGCGCAATAATCCGGGCGGTACAGTTAGTGCGGCACAAGGATTATTGGGTCTTTGGCTAGATAAGCAAGTGGCGATGACTGAGCGGCGCGGTTCTGAAATTGTTAAGACTATTAATACAACTGGCTCGCCAATTCTGGGTAATATGAAGACTGTGGTGCTGATTAATGGCGGAAGTGCTAGCGCTAGCGAGATTGTCGCTGGGGCGCTCCGTGATTATGATAAAGCAAAGTTGGTCGGACAAAAGAGCTACGGTAAAGGTAGCGTTCAAATTGTAATAGGGCTGCCTGGCGGATCACAGATGAAAGTTACAGAAGCTCGTTGGTACACGCCAAAGGGTAGTAACATAGATAAGACAGGTATAGAGCCTGATGTGAAGGTTGATTTATCTGCGGATGACATTAATAATAATCGTGATCCACAGATGGATAAGGCAAAATCGCTATAG
- a CDS encoding response regulator — protein sequence MNEQKKKILLVEDDIALSAVYRSRLEIEGFDVREANNGEDALSATVEYRPDLILLDVMMPKISGFDVLDILRNTPETANVRIIMLTALSQPKDKERAESLGVDDYLVKSQVVIGDVVARVKHHLGVK from the coding sequence ATGAACGAGCAGAAAAAGAAGATTTTACTAGTTGAGGATGACATTGCACTATCTGCGGTGTATAGGTCTCGGCTAGAAATTGAAGGTTTTGATGTTAGGGAGGCAAATAACGGCGAGGATGCACTGTCTGCAACTGTAGAATATCGCCCGGACTTAATTTTATTGGATGTGATGATGCCGAAAATCAGTGGATTTGATGTTCTGGATATTCTACGTAATACTCCAGAAACCGCTAACGTAAGGATAATTATGCTAACGGCACTTAGTCAGCCGAAGGATAAGGAGCGGGCCGAGAGTTTGGGGGTTGATGATTATTTGGTGAAATCTCAGGTTGTTATTGGTGACGTGGTAGCGCGCGTAAAGCACCATTTAGGTGTTAAATAG